The DNA sequence CCTGCAAAAGATAGGCGATTCCATGCCGGGCCTCGGTATCGTAGCCGCCGTCCTCGGTATCGTCATCACCATGCAGGCCATTGGTGGACCGCCGGAAGAGATCGGTCACAAGGTGGCCGTCGCCCTCGTCGGCACCTTTCTCGGTATCTTCCTCTCATACGGATTCATCCAGCCCATGGCCACGAACCTCGACCTTGCGGCGGAGGAGGAATCGAAGGTCTATGAAGCCATCAAATCGGGCATCATCTCCCTCGCCAAGGGGTTCAACCCGATAGTCTCGGTGGAATTCGCGCGAAGGTCCATTCCCAACGATTACCGCCCTTCTTTCCAGGAGATGGAATCCTTCGTGAAAGGGGTCAAGTAACGATGGACGACCACCAGACTCCCGTAAGGATCATAGTCAAGAAGAAGAGAGGACACGGGGGACACCACGGCGGGGCATGGAAGGTGGCCTACGCGGACTTTGTCACCGCGATGATGGCCCTCTTCATCGTGCTCTGGATCGTGGGGCAGAGTGACGCCGTCAAACAGGCGGTATCAGCCTACTTCAAGGACCCCGGGGTTTTCGAGAGCGGCCGCGGAGGAAGTGTCCTCCAGGGCTCCACGGGTTCGGCGCCAAATCCCACGACGGACGTCTCATCGGAGATCGAAAAACTGAAGGCCGAGGCAAAGAAACTGGAAACGGAGATCAGGTCCAATCCTGAGTTTGAGAAGTTCATAGACAAGATAGAGATCACCGTGACCAGGGAGGGTCTGCGCATCGAACTCCTTGAG is a window from the Syntrophorhabdus sp. genome containing:
- a CDS encoding OmpA family protein — protein: MDDHQTPVRIIVKKKRGHGGHHGGAWKVAYADFVTAMMALFIVLWIVGQSDAVKQAVSAYFKDPGVFESGRGGSVLQGSTGSAPNPTTDVSSEIEKLKAEAKKLETEIRSNPEFEKFIDKIEITVTREGLRIELLENSTGLFFDVGSAKLKPETVKLLRLVAIEVGHLKNKVMIEGYTDARPYVNPDYTNWELSADRANAA